CCGGACGTTCGCCGGCACCTCGCCGAGCGAGGCCACGTCGACCGACGGTCCGGTCGCCACGAGCACATCGGCGTCCAGCGCCGCGAGCGCGGAGATCGCCGAGGTGAGGAGGTGGGCCTGGCTCATCGGCGTGGTCCCCAGCGTGAGGTAGACCAGCGGACGGCTCCGGCCCGCGACCCCCGCCGGCAGGTCGCCCGGCTCGCTCCAGCCGACCGGCCGCAGCGGCAGCCGCCGCGCGCCCGCGAGGAACTCCGGCGACTGCACCGACGGCGGGCAGATGTCCACGAACGGGTTGCCCCAGGAGAACCGCTCCTCGCCGGTGATCCCCAGCTCGATGGCGTGTTCCTCGACCGCCTTGCGGATCCCGTCCGCGATCCCGCCCGTCGCGACCCGGCCGAAGCCATGGCCCATCGCCGGGATCCCGGCCTTCATCGCCGCGAACGCGCCGCCGGGGTTGCCGATCTCGTAGACCACCAGGTCGGGCAGCTGCTTCGCGAACACCGCGTCGAGGTCCGCGATGAAACGATCGGGCAGCACCCGGCTGAACACCCGGGCGATGGTCGCCTCGAGCTCGGCGGGCGACACCTCGTTGCGCTTGCGCAAGTCGCCGTCGTACTGCGCCATGAAGGCGTCTTGGATCGTGAGCCCGACGTCGACGGGCTCCAGCCCGGCCTTCTCCACCGTCGGGTGGAAGTCGGCTGCCGTCGCGAACACGACGTCGTGCCCGGCACTCCTGGCGGCGACGGCGAGCGGGAGCAGCGGGTAAAGGTGGCCATAGGACGCGAGGGAGGTGAAGATCAATCGCACTTTCCCGAGGGTAACGGCTTTTCCCGCGACCGCGAGGCGGTTTCCGACAGGACCTCGACAGTTCTTCGTTGCTCGGCAACGGATCCTTGGGGCGAAAAGAAGAATTCGGTCACCCCCGCGTCGCGCAGCCGGCCGAGCTGCGACGCGACCGCGTCCTCGTCGCCCACCACCGCGACGTCGCCGGCGCCGGTCACGCCCTCGCGGTCGAACACCGCCCGGTACTCCGGTGACTGCGCGGCCAACGCGAAATCCGCCGAAATCCGTGCCCGCACACCGTTTTCGTCGGCGGTGACGCACACCGGCAGCCCGGCGACCACCCGCGGCGATCGCGTCGACGCCGTCGTGATCGACGGAACGACGTGCTCCCCCAACGTCCTCGGCCCGGCCAGCCACGTCACGGTGCCGTCGGCCAGCTCGCCCGCCACGCGCAGCATCGCCGGTCCCATCGCGGCCACGAGCACCGAAGGCGGCCGGGCCCCCGGTACGGCCACAGATCCGAAAGCCGTGAGCGTCTCGCCGGAAAACGCGACACTTTCCCCACGCAGCAACGGAATCAGCACCTCCAGGTACTCCCGCAGCCGCCGCGCCGGGCGGTCGACCGGCAGCCCGAACATCGGCCCGACCATCGCCGCGATCCCCGCGCCGATGCCGAGTGTCAGCCGATTGCCCGTCGCCGCCTGCACGCTCAGCGCCTGCCCGGCCAGCACCAGCGAATGCCGTTGCGGCACCGGCACCACGGCCGTCCCGAGCGCGATCCCCGAAACCGATCCGAGCGCGCCCAGCGCCACCATCGCGTCCCAGCCCAGCGCCTGGCTCACCCAAGCCGTCGAGAACCCGGCGGCCGCCGCGGCCCGCGCCTGCCCGACCAGTTCCGCAGCACTGGCCGGACCCCGCAGGTCCCCGATCGCGATCCCGATTTTCACCTGATCCTCCTAAGTGGGGTATCACCCCGTTTCAAGAGCGGTACGATACGGAGGCCCACCCCACTTCTGCAAGCAGGAGTCTTCAGCCCATGCGCGCCGATGCCCGCCGCAACTACGAACGGCTGCTCGCGACCGCCGTCGAGGTCGTCGCGGAGCAGGGCGCCGACGCCTCCCTCGAAGAGATCGCTCGACGCGCCGGCGTCGGCTCCGCGACGCTGCACCGCCACTTCCCCGGCCGTGCCGCGCTGCTGGAAGCCGTGTTCCGTGAACGCGTCGAAGACCTCTGCGCCCTCGGCACGGAGCTGGCCGCCGCCCCGAGTCCCGGCGACGCGCTGGTCGCGTGGCTCCGCGCAGTGATCGCCCACGCCTCCGCTGCCCGCGGGCTCGGCGCGGCCTTGCTGCTCGGCGCCAAAGAAGGCCGCGAGTACCACGCGAAAGTCCTCGACGCCGGCCACCGCCTCCTGACCCGCGCGCAGCAGACCGGCGAGGCGAACGAGGCCGCACGAATCGACGACCTGCTCCCGCTCGTCAACGCGATCTCGCTCGCCACCGAGGACGACGCGGACCGCGCCGACGCCCTGCTCACCCTCGTCGTGGCCGGGGTCCGGCGCACGAAAGCCGTAGGCTGACCCGGTGCAGAACACGATTACCCCCGAGCTGCGCGACGCCGCCCACCGGTGGATCGCCGAAGACCCCGACCCGTCGACGCGCGAGGAGCTGCGCCAAGTGCTCGACCGCGCCCTCGCGGGCGACGCCACCGCGGCCGGCGAGGTCGCCGACCGGATGGCGGGACCGCTCGAGTTCGGTACCGCGGGGCTGCGCGGTCCGGTGCGGGCGGGGCCGAACGGGATGAACGTCGCCGTCGTCACGCGGACTACCGCGGGCGTGGCGCAGTGGCTCACCGAAAAGGGTCTCGCGGGCGGCGTGGTCGTGGTCGGGCGCGACGCGCGGCACGGGTCGGAAGCGTTCGCGCAGGCGGCCACCGAGGTGCTCACCGCGGCGGGCTTCGCCGTGAAGACGATGCCGCTGCCGCTGCCGACGCCCCTGCTCGCGTACTCGGTGAAGCACTACGACGCGATCGCCGGAATCCAGATCACCGCGTCGCACAACCCGCCCGCGGACAACGGGTACAAGCTTTACGACAGCACCGGCGGCCAGATCGTGCCGCCGTCCGACGGCGAGATCGAGCACGCCATCCGGGCCGCGCCCGCCGCGGTCGATGTGCCGCGCGCGCCCGGCGTGGAGGTCGTCGACCCGCGAGCCGCGTACCTCGCCGACGTCGCGAACCTGCCCCAAAGCCCGGAGCGCGAGCTGCGGATCGCCGCCACCGCCCTGCACGGGGTCGGCGCGGCGACGCTGGAAGCGGCGCTCACCCAGGCCGGGTTCACCGACGTGCACTTCGTCGCCGAGCAGTCGCGGCCCGACGCCGACTTCCCCACCGTCTCGTTCCCCAACCCCGAGGAACCCGGCGCCACCGACCTGCTGCTGGCGCTCGCGTCCGAAGTGGACGCCGACCTCGCCGTGGCGCTCGACCCGGACGCCGACCGCTGCGCCCTCGGCGTGCGCGGCCGCGACGGCGAGTGGCGCATGCTGCGCGGCGACGAGACGGGTGTGCTGCTCGGCTCACACCTGCTGTCCACAACGGACAGTCCCGACCCGCTCGTGGCCACCACCATCGTGTCGTCCTCGCTGCTCGGCGAGCTGGCGAAGGCCGAAGGCGCGCGTTACGCCGAGACGCTCACGGGCTTCAAGTGGCTGGTGCGCGCGGGCGAGGGCCTGATCTTCGCCTACGAGGAGGCGCTCGGCCTCTGCGTGAACCCGGGTTTCGTGCGGGACAAGGACGGCATCGCCGCGTCCGTGTTCGCCGCCGGGTTCGCCGCGGCACTGAAGGCCGCGGGCCGCGGGCCCCTGGATGTGCTCGACGACATCGCCACTCGCCACGGCGTGCACCTGACAGACCAGGTTTCCTTGCGCGTCACCGATCTCGCCGTGCGCGGCCGGCTGATGGCGGGCCTGCGCGCCGAGCCGCCAGTGACACTCGGCGGCACACCTGTGACGCAGGAAGACCTCCTGCCCGACGCCGACGTGCTGCGGCTGCGCGGCGACGGCCTGCGTGTGGTGATCCGCCCGTCAGGCACCGAGCCCAAGCTGAAGGCCTACCTGCAGGTGGTCACGCCGGTGATCGGTGACCTCGCGGTGGCGCGCGAAACCGCGTCCGCGCGGCTCAGCGCGGTGCGGGCGGACATAAGCACACTGCTGAGCTGAGCGGGACCGGGATCCCGGGTTCGACGTCGCGGCCGAGCAGGCTCGGTCCGAGCAGGCCGACGACGTCGACCAGCAGCAGCACCACGAACGCCGCGATGAACTCCCGCCGCCGCAAGACGATGGCGACGAGCAAACCGACCACCGCGGGCACCATCCACGGCCACAGCCGGTCGACCTCTCTGGTCCAGTCGCGGGGCGCGAAGATCGCGTCGGCGAACGCGGCGAAGACCAGCGAGAGCGCGCTGACGAGCCCGGCCACGCCGAGCAGTACGAGTGCGGCCACCGCAAGGCGGGGCCGCAGGCTCTCCCCCATCACCGGACCCAGCCTGCCCGCGCGTGAGCACGGGCACAAGTGGCAGGCTGCGCTCATGGCCACGCTGTTGTTCGTGCACCACACCCCTTCGCCGTCGATGCAGGCGATGTTCGAAGCCGTGCTCGCCGGCGCGAAGCACCCGGACATCGAAGGCGTCGACGTCGTCCGCCGCCCGGCGCTCGGCGCGACCGCCGCCGACGTGCTGGCCGCCGACGGTTACCTGCTCGGCACCCCCGCGAACCTCGGCAGCATGAGCGGTGCCCTGAAACACTTCTTCGACACCGTCTACTACCCGTGCCTCGACTCGACGCGCGGCCGTCCGTTCGGCGCATACGTGCACGGCAACAACGACACGGCCGGCACCGCGCGCCAGCTCGCGTCGATCACCACGGGGCTGGGTTGGACGCAGGTCGCGGGCCCGGTGCTGCTCACGGGGGAACCCGACAAGGCGGCGCTGGAAGCGTTGCAGGAGCTGGGCGCGACGGTGGCCGCAACACTCATGGCCTGACCGGCCGGAAAATAAAGGGGCCTGTCACCGGAAGCCCTGGGGGTCGACCTCCGGCAACAGGCCAGATCAAGGGTTCGCTGCGAGGCGATCAACCTTGACCAAGCAAGCGTACTACAAATGGCTGATCACGGCGAGCCAGGCGCAGGACAAGATCCCGCTCCGGGTTCCGAACACCCCCAGAGTGCGGACACGTCCGGAGCGGGACGCGGCCACTGTAAACCACTGCATACAGGTGGTGTCAACAGGTGCGTACGGTGGATACGGCGCTACTATCCGGACAAGGGAGAAGGGAGCGGTGATGCCACGGCAACGCACCTTCGCGGAGAAGCTGAGCACGCTCATCGACTCGTCCCGGGCGGACGGCCGCGCACCGCACAGCTACCGGGAGATGTCGGCGGCGATCGAGCGCTCGGGCGGGCCCGCGATGTCGCCGGCGTACCTGCAGCAGCTGGCCACCGGCAAGCGGATCAACCCGAAGATCCACTACGTCGAGGCGCTGGCGAAGCTGTTCGGGGTGCCGGTCACCTACTTCTTCGACGACGAGGACGAGCGCGCCTCCGGTGACGCGCCGGCCGTCGAGGCCAAGCTGATGGCCATGCGCGCGCAGGAGCTCTCGCCGCAGGGCCGGCGTCAGGTGATGGACCTGCTCGACCTCGTCGAGCGCTACGAGCGCGCCGAACGGGAAGGCCACAGCGGACCGTGAAGGAACGCGAACTCCGCAAACGCTGCCGGCGGCTGCTGAAGGACCTCGACATCAGCCCGCCGCTCGACGTCGGGCAGCTCTGCGAACGCCTCGGCGAGCGCCGCGGCCGCCCGATCCGGCTCATGGCGTACCCGCTCGAGGTGCCCGGGCCGTTCGGCTGCTGGATCGCGACCGCCACCGCCGACTACATCTTCTTCCAGCAGGAAACCACAAAAGCCCACCAGGACCACATCATCCTGCACGAGCTCGGCCACCTGCTCGCCGACCACGAGCCGGGCGGCGACGCGGAGCCGGCCGACTTCCTGCGGGGCCCGGCCGTGGAAAGCCTCGACGGGGACGCCGTGCGCCGCGCGTTGCGCCGCACCTCCTACGACGAGGCCCACGAGTGGGAGGCCGAGACCGTGGCCACGATCATCCTCGAGTGGGCTTCGGTGCTGAACTACACGATCCCGCGCGCCGCGGCCGACCACGGCCTGCGGCGCATCCAAGGCACGTTAGGCGACCACCAGGGCTGGCTGTGACCGCTGCGTTTTTCGTCCTCTTCACCGCTGCGCTCGCTTGGCGCGTCTACCAGCTGGTGCGCTCGCCGCGGCTGCCGAACTGGGCCGTCACGGTCACCATCGCCGCGTTCGCCCTGGCGTTCCTCGCGCAGCAACGCGGGGTCACCACGTGGTTCGACGGCCTGACCGCGCCCGGTGGCGCGCGGCTGGCGAACAACGGGCTGCTCTCGTGCGGGGTCTGCTCGCTGCTGATCTTCTTCCTCGGCTCCGCACTCGGCCCGCGTCAGGCCCGCCGCGTCGCGCTGGAGCTCGTGCCGCTGGCCGCCGCGATCGCCGTGCTGACCGTGGCACTGGCGATCACGCCGGTGCCGCTGCGGGGCGCAGCGCTCGGGCCGGACACCGTGCACGAGCCGGGGATCGCGTTGTTCTACTTCGCTGGTGGCGCGTACCTGGTCTACGCGATCACCGCGTGCGCGGTGTGGATCGTGCGCTACCAGCGCGTGGCCGACCCGCACCTGCGCACGGGCCTGCGCATCGGTGCGGCCAGCCTCGTCGCGGCGGCCGCCGGCAGCGTGTTCCGGGCGCTGTACCTGGTGGTGGCGTGGGTGTTCGACGTGACCGTGCCGGCGTTGCTGTGGCTCGGGGTGCCGCTGGTGATCCTCGGCAGCGTGCTGTTCCTCGCGGGCATCACCTACCCCGGTGTGCGGGCTCGGTTGGCGGCCGTGGTCCGGCGGCGCCGGCACCGGGCCGACCACCACCGCCTCGCTCCACTGTGGACGATGCTCGTGGCCGCGTACCCGAGCATCGTGCTGCGCACACCGCCGGGCAACGGCCTGCGTGACCGGTTCGCCGTGCACCGCCGCTACTACCGGCGCGTGATCGAGATCCGCGACGGGCTGGTGCAGCTGAGCCCGTACCTGGAGGCGGACCTGGCCTCGCTCGCGGCCGACGATCCGTCCGCCGCGGCCGCGGCACTGCGGGCCGCGCTGGCCCGGCAGGCCTCGGGTGAGGTGAGCGACGGGCGGGCCAAGCTCGTGCTGCCCGGCGGCGGCGCGGACCTGGAATCGGACGTGCGGCCGCTGCTGTCGCTGTCGGCAACGCTTGCGGGAAAGGAAAACTGAACGTGGACACCCTGATCACGGCGGCCCGGGTGCTGCCCCGGCCCTCGACCCCGATCGACGGCGGCGCCGTACTGGTGCGCGACGGCGAGATCGTCGCGGTCGGCCGGCCCGACGAGGTGGCCGCGGCGGCCGTGAACCCCGTGGTGCGCGATTTCCCGGACGCGACGGTGCTGGCGGGGCTGGTCAACTCCCACGTGCACCTGTGCTTCGACGCCACGCGCGAGATGCTGCCGAACTTCCTCGCCAGCGACGACGCCGATATCTCAGCCGGCGCCGCGGAACGGCTCGGCCAACTGCTGCGCACCGGCGTCACGACCGTGCGCGACCTCGGCGGCCGCACCGTGGTGAAGCCGGCCGGCGGACCGCGGGTGCTCGCGGCCGGGCCGCCGCTGACCGTCCCGGATGGACACTGCCACTTCTTCGGCGGCGTGGTCACCTCCGACGCCGAGATCCGCGCGCGGATCGACGCCAACGCGGCCGCGGGCGCCG
The sequence above is a segment of the Amycolatopsis sp. 2-15 genome. Coding sequences within it:
- a CDS encoding MAB_1171c family putative transporter, with the protein product MTAAFFVLFTAALAWRVYQLVRSPRLPNWAVTVTIAAFALAFLAQQRGVTTWFDGLTAPGGARLANNGLLSCGVCSLLIFFLGSALGPRQARRVALELVPLAAAIAVLTVALAITPVPLRGAALGPDTVHEPGIALFYFAGGAYLVYAITACAVWIVRYQRVADPHLRTGLRIGAASLVAAAAGSVFRALYLVVAWVFDVTVPALLWLGVPLVILGSVLFLAGITYPGVRARLAAVVRRRRHRADHHRLAPLWTMLVAAYPSIVLRTPPGNGLRDRFAVHRRYYRRVIEIRDGLVQLSPYLEADLASLAADDPSAAAAALRAALARQASGEVSDGRAKLVLPGGGADLESDVRPLLSLSATLAGKEN
- a CDS encoding flavodoxin family protein; this translates as MATLLFVHHTPSPSMQAMFEAVLAGAKHPDIEGVDVVRRPALGATAADVLAADGYLLGTPANLGSMSGALKHFFDTVYYPCLDSTRGRPFGAYVHGNNDTAGTARQLASITTGLGWTQVAGPVLLTGEPDKAALEALQELGATVAATLMA
- a CDS encoding phospho-sugar mutase produces the protein MQNTITPELRDAAHRWIAEDPDPSTREELRQVLDRALAGDATAAGEVADRMAGPLEFGTAGLRGPVRAGPNGMNVAVVTRTTAGVAQWLTEKGLAGGVVVVGRDARHGSEAFAQAATEVLTAAGFAVKTMPLPLPTPLLAYSVKHYDAIAGIQITASHNPPADNGYKLYDSTGGQIVPPSDGEIEHAIRAAPAAVDVPRAPGVEVVDPRAAYLADVANLPQSPERELRIAATALHGVGAATLEAALTQAGFTDVHFVAEQSRPDADFPTVSFPNPEEPGATDLLLALASEVDADLAVALDPDADRCALGVRGRDGEWRMLRGDETGVLLGSHLLSTTDSPDPLVATTIVSSSLLGELAKAEGARYAETLTGFKWLVRAGEGLIFAYEEALGLCVNPGFVRDKDGIAASVFAAGFAAALKAAGRGPLDVLDDIATRHGVHLTDQVSLRVTDLAVRGRLMAGLRAEPPVTLGGTPVTQEDLLPDADVLRLRGDGLRVVIRPSGTEPKLKAYLQVVTPVIGDLAVARETASARLSAVRADISTLLS
- a CDS encoding glycosyltransferase, which translates into the protein MRLIFTSLASYGHLYPLLPLAVAARSAGHDVVFATAADFHPTVEKAGLEPVDVGLTIQDAFMAQYDGDLRKRNEVSPAELEATIARVFSRVLPDRFIADLDAVFAKQLPDLVVYEIGNPGGAFAAMKAGIPAMGHGFGRVATGGIADGIRKAVEEHAIELGITGEERFSWGNPFVDICPPSVQSPEFLAGARRLPLRPVGWSEPGDLPAGVAGRSRPLVYLTLGTTPMSQAHLLTSAISALAALDADVLVATGPSVDVASLGEVPANVRLEAWVPQSELLPHVDLVVHHGGSGTTLGAFTAGVPQLVLPQGADQFSNAEAVAAAGVGDQLVGDAVTTEAVREKAQRLLTDSAVADAVRALAAEVAAMPSPDEVAAQLPDYV
- a CDS encoding TIGR03564 family F420-dependent LLM class oxidoreductase produces the protein MKIGIAIGDLRGPASAAELVGQARAAAAAGFSTAWVSQALGWDAMVALGALGSVSGIALGTAVVPVPQRHSLVLAGQALSVQAATGNRLTLGIGAGIAAMVGPMFGLPVDRPARRLREYLEVLIPLLRGESVAFSGETLTAFGSVAVPGARPPSVLVAAMGPAMLRVAGELADGTVTWLAGPRTLGEHVVPSITTASTRSPRVVAGLPVCVTADENGVRARISADFALAAQSPEYRAVFDREGVTGAGDVAVVGDEDAVASQLGRLRDAGVTEFFFSPQGSVAEQRRTVEVLSETASRSREKPLPSGKCD
- a CDS encoding helix-turn-helix domain-containing protein, giving the protein MPRQRTFAEKLSTLIDSSRADGRAPHSYREMSAAIERSGGPAMSPAYLQQLATGKRINPKIHYVEALAKLFGVPVTYFFDDEDERASGDAPAVEAKLMAMRAQELSPQGRRQVMDLLDLVERYERAEREGHSGP
- a CDS encoding TetR/AcrR family transcriptional regulator → MRADARRNYERLLATAVEVVAEQGADASLEEIARRAGVGSATLHRHFPGRAALLEAVFRERVEDLCALGTELAAAPSPGDALVAWLRAVIAHASAARGLGAALLLGAKEGREYHAKVLDAGHRLLTRAQQTGEANEAARIDDLLPLVNAISLATEDDADRADALLTLVVAGVRRTKAVG